In Pseudophryne corroboree isolate aPseCor3 chromosome 2, aPseCor3.hap2, whole genome shotgun sequence, the sequence cccacccccacttctgcctcccctccacccgcagcatctacagacaccatccgcagtcccccccgcacccgctacattctgtacatcgtgccctgcaggtgctgttcacgccgtcgcaaggggctgcgcctccttcaccatcgcacgccctttcattgtgcaatatttaaccactaacaaaggaatgcaggtaatactccatataatacaaatattaaaccccagaaaggcatgcaagggttaagggggcgtagccccttgcgacggtgtgaagagcgcccgtagggcccgatgaagcacctagtatatatatatatatatatatatatatatatatatatatatatatataaataaatgtgcaaGGTCTGAGGCGCCCACTTTGAGCGTGTAATACAGCCTGGTGCCTCTTTCGATGCCACCATTGtttgcaccatcgaaacttgcaccttGGCCTATGTGACCGACTGAGCGTCTGAATACGCAAACAATTCAGCAATACACCCATAACACGGACATCTCCGCGCGCCTATTTAGCCACCACCCAGGAACACCAGCACTCCCGTTACTGTACGTCTCGATCCCAGCAGCGCCTATGTacgcatacacacacaccgtgTCACGCAGGAGCCATTGAAGGGTTTAGGGATTTtcatgcatgtgcagtagcaaaaaaaataaaaaaaattacaaaattgcTCAGTTCCTTGATCATCGTCATCGCGTACCCCTCTAAAGCAGGCCCAAAGCCTTTTACAAATCCTGTGGCCCGTTTGCTTGATAATTATAGGAAACAATACCATATACGACCATATACCATACTTACTAGGGGTCGTCTCTGGGGCTCCCAGATTGACCGTGTTATCGGCCAATCCTAGAGATAATCCATTAATAGGAACACCACAGTCTGCCACCACGGCCAGGCATGAGGATCTGCCACAGTCCCATAATCTGGCTGTACCGTCCCGGGAGCAGGACACAACATTCCTCCCACGATCCACCACAGCCAGGTCCAGGATCCCTGAGGAGCAGACACTTCAATTACACTGCAATTCCTGCGGCTGGTAAACAGGGTATGGTCACATCACTGTTTCATCAAACGCCCTCATAATACGCTCATGTGATGCGCAGCAGCCGTTGCGTGAGCTGTACCAATGCCTATGCCTCATAGAACGGCTGCCTTGCATCACATGCACCATGGCATGAGAATGTGGCCCATCCCATCACAACAAACCAGCACAGTCCCCCAGGACCCACTGACATGACGGTCGTTAGAGAATGGAGTGGGTACATGGGCCTTGATTCGGATTTGGaagtaaagaaaaaaacaacaacaacagtgcacctgggcaaaaccacgttgcactgcaggtggggagatgtaacatgtgcagagagagttacatttgggtggcatGTGCCCAAacggaaatctagattgcagtgtaaaaataaagctgtctaacatttgtgggctacatgcaaaaacaggtGGCAGGGTGGCACAGCAAGGAGCGGAGCAGGATAGAGCTCTGGGGCTGGAGAAGCAGGACAACAGGGGGTGAAGTGGGACAGCAGGGGCTTGAGCAGGACCGCGTCCCGGTGCTGGTGGAGCAGGACAACAGGGGGCGGAGTAGGACAGAGCTCTGGGGCTGGTGAAGCAAAACAGCAGGGGCTGGAGCAGGACTGAGCTCTTGGGCTGGTGGAGCAGGACAGCAGGGAGCGGTGCAGGACTGAGCTCTTGGACTGGTGAAGCAGAAAAGTAGGAGGTGGAGCAGGACTGAGCTCTGGGGCTGGTGGAGCAGGACAACAGGGTGCGGAGTAGGACAGAGCTCTGGGGCTGGTGGAGCAGGACAACAGGGGGCGGAGCAGGACAGAGCTCTAGGGCTGGAGAAGCAGGACAACAGGGGGCGGAGCAGGACAGAGCTCTGGGGCTGGGGAAGCAGGACAACAGGGGCTGGAACAGGACTGAGCTCTTGGGCTGATGGAGCTCTGGGGCTGGTGAAGCAAAACAGCAGGGGCTGGAGCAGGACTGAGCTCTTGGGCTGGTGGAGCAGGACATCAGGGAGCGGTGCAGGACTGAGCTCTTGGACTGGTGAAGCAGAAAAGCAGGAGGTGGAGCAGGACTGAGCTCTGGGGCTGGTGGAGCAGGACAACAGGGTGCGGAGCAGGACAGAGCTCTGGGGCTGGTGGAGCAGGACAACAGGGGGCAGAGCAGGACAGAGCTCTGGGGCTGGGGAAGCAGGACAACAGGGGCTGGAACAGGACTGAGCTCTTGGACTGATGAAGCTCTGGGGCTGGTGAAGCAATACAGCAGGGGCTGGAGCAGGACTGAGCTCTTGGGCTGGTAGAGCAGGATAGCAGGGGGTGGAGCAGCACTGAGCTCTGGGGCTGGTGGAGTGGGACAGCAGAGGGCAGAGCAGGACAGAGCTCCAGGGCTGGTGGAGCCAGACAGCAGGGGGTGGAGCAGAAGTAGGATCTGGGGCTGGTGGAGCAGTATAGCAGGGTGCAGAGCAGGACAGAGCAGAAGGGGGGACGGGGCAGCCTAAGGTGACCTGGGTCACTTTACTAGTATAATATATTAGAAGACCAACCAATCCAGTTAGCAGAGAACTCCCATAATTTACGCACCTCCCTTATGTCCTTTAAATGTGACTGGACAGCTGGCATCTTCTACAGACCAAATCTTCACCTGAGCATCCATCCCGCCACTTAGCACTACCATACCGGATGGGAAGAACATGCAGCAATTCACATCATAGACGTGTCCTTCCAAAACTCTCTGGAGGGAGAGAAAACCCACATCTCAGTCCAGTGCCTACAGCCAGGATACAGCGATGCAAACAATTCCAACATTATCTGTATACGGCTCACTCTCGTCTCTCCATTATTGGTCTGCCAAATCTTCATAGACCCATCTGTGCTGGTGGAGACCCCGAGACCACCTCCACTAGAGACGTCCAGGCATGTGACCTGTGAGAGTGGGAGGGATACAGGTCTATGGTAAGACAGGGGTGACAGCATGTCTACATATTAGTATGGAGAGAGCCTAGAACGTGCGCCCATCCCTGATCTAATTAGGGCAGGACAATAAGTCCTGTGTGGCGCTGCTTGCCCATCTCACCGACTGATAGAGGTGGTGTTAGACTCTAAGCCCAAACTGCCTCCATAAGACGGGGACGCGGACTTGCAGCGGTCGTCACAGCCAGACTCGGACGTGCAGCTACCAGGGACCCAGAGAGCAGTGAAGCATCAGAATCACAGGAGAACCTCCGGTGCTACAGGACAGAGGTCTGCAACCGCTGCTCCCCAGGGCCCGCACGGGCTATTAGAGTACAACAGCTAGCCCCCACTCACAAACCTGCTCCTGCAGGGATCATGTTATCTGTAGGGCTCCCAGCACGGCCTTCTCCCGGAAATTCCCCACCCCCATAATTTAGGCGCAAGGGAAACAGCCGATCCACAGCTGGGTACCCCCAGAACACTAGATCACGGTGTTACCCAATCTCTTATACATTTGTACATGAATAGACAGGAGCACAGCCACAAGTGGTAAAGTGTTTCCCGCAGCGGGtgcaggttggggggggggggtgtattctcTGCCGGGAGCTGTACAGTTACGCCAAGCACAGATTCATGTCGGCAGCTACCATGCAGACACGGGCAGCGCGCCATCTGACATTTCTGTTGGAAAAGACAGACTGACACAGATTATACAACTCAAACACTCCCGACGgctgccatcctggcctcacagacAAAGATCTCGAATAGTTCCCCCACGTGCCAATTGCGCATGCCTGGCACCATGCTTACACACGCAGATGGGGAATGATAGTGTGGACGGCCTCAGCATAAGGTAGTGAGCAGGCTGCCACCGCTGATTGTGGAGCCGTCGCAGGGGCGTCCGACTAACAATCAGGCCCTCTGTTACATACATACCTGTATACTCCTTACATACATACGTATATACATACACAATACATGCAATAAGTAATCTACCCAGACCTCCTCATATCTATTCAGGCTCACCGATCTTTCTCTGGTCCATCTGCACCTTTTGGCCCTGTAGGTCTACAATGACCAGAGTGAGCGGTAAGATGACAGAGTGCTCGGAGGCCTTTACCTTTCCTTCCCGCCAATTCTACAATCCCACATTACAGACTGGAAGCAATGATACACCCGCTGGATGGACCATGGGAGAAGCTGCTGGGCGTCAGGGCTGAACCCTCTCTTTCTAATGTAACCAGATAAGGTGCATTGTACAGTTTATTTCAGACAGACGGAGAATCCTATCCAGGAGAAGCATTaattccagtcacaggatagaaccATCGGTATAAGGAATGGAGGCTGTGACGTCTGGAGAAGAAGCGTCACTCTGCTCAGCAACCAATGAACTGTATGGATACGAAAACAAGAAGACAAACAAAATACCTTACACTTTTCTCATGGACCCTGGAGAAGCTGGTATACGGAGCCAGAAATCTGCTGGTCACGTTCTCCGCTGGACAGGAGACGAGGAGACTCTTCTGCAAAACACATAAATGTACCATCATCGGTTACCTTCTACTATTACAGTGTATGGACCCAGTTCCTATGCCGACAGGAGGCTACCCTATTTTTTGTGATCACGCTGAAATTTCACTGTGGTCTCGGGGGGGAGGGGCCGCGGGTAGCACGCTGGGTGGCCTTGGCCTGtaatgggcgtcccccagcatgccaTTAAAAGGATTGTCGCACTGCAATTTCAGTGTGATCACAAaaaatagggtagcctcctgccggtACACCTTCGCTTCGACTGCGGGAGGCCCGCGCTatctttgtgatcgcagcggctacatgtgacatcacgcagccaccctgatcacgccatgcccccccccccccccgtttgactGGCACCGCCCCCGTTTTCACActgccgcccccgcaacgctccgtctccgcctaggaaatggagtgttgccgccCCCCTACCACCAGGACGGGCCCTGCATCCTCTttctaatttttgcggttggatcgcgttttgcCATCAAACCTGAATGAAGGCCTATGTCAGGATCACTCCAAGACACTAAGGCGTCCTGGGTGAGGGTCATCTCAGTAGACCACGAATTACCAGCAGTAACTTAGGCTGTGTCcgagaggaaaaaaaaaatagaCTAAAGTTATATTTTACGTATCTGGCAAAGCGGCTAACAAATAAAATGGCTGAAACTTTGTTATCGGATTATTTATAGCTGGAAGTTGCTGCATAGTAAAACCCGATACTGCAGTTTATAGTACAATCGGCACAGCCCATACTATGGTTCCTATACCTTTGTAATCCCGCGAACGCTGAACTCTTCTGTGGAGGTAATTtgaggaattccatctggaccaATTCTGTCGCACTTCAGGCTGCCGTAGATGGTGGGTTTATCTGCAAAACATACGCCACCATCAGTTTGCTGCATGTGGGAATATTTAATCCACTGACCTGCGGCTCAGGTAATAATAATGATTATCTCTTATTTATTAGGCGCTTAAAaggttccacagcgctgtacacagtACAAGGGTCTACAGTCCACCACCGATAAGTATTTGCCCATCCTGTCACTACCGGTCTTGCCAACATACATCTAAaccatgtggccctccagctgttgtggaactacatatcccagcacgccctgctcagttttagcatgcctgaatagcaaaactgtggcagggcatgctgggatgtgtagttgaacagcagctggagggccgcaggttgaagacccatgatctaaacAAACCCTAATGGGAGCATTTATCTGATACACCGTAATCAAGGCAGCGACTAAAACTGTCGCATTCAAGAGTGCGGCAAATCAGAGATGACTGGTGTCTCCACCTGCTCAGCGAGAGTCACCTACAGCTTGCTGGCCGTGTTCGGTCAGAGACCCTCCCACAATGCACGGGACACGTTACCTGCAATCTTGCACGAGACCCAGGCCTCTCCTTCAGCCTTCCTGAAAAGCAGACAGAGACAGATTACAGTGTGACATACAGGAGAAACACACCCACACGTAAAGACAGAAGTGTGGCAAAATGTAATAACAGGAGAGGGACCCAAAAATGTAAGGGGGAAGGTTCTGTCACATCGCCAGTGACGTCTGGGAAAGCGGCAGGGGTTAACTCAagtaacccccccttccctccccccacgCAAGTGAAATGGTATGCTCCTGCAGCTTGTTTGTGATGGTACAGAACGGGTAGAGGGGCACGGAATAAATTATTTGCTAACGAAATAGCTTGCTGGAAGGAGTGgacagagtttgaaaaggggatcatcgtaggctgcgtGATGTGATGTTCCCAGGGTGACGCTGGACTGGAATTCAGGCGATTCAGTACCCCCGGATGGACTGGCTCCTCAGAGTTCAGATCTTATCCACACTGAGAACCTCTGGGGTGAATTGGAGCCACAGGTGCGTTCTAGACCGACTCAACCTTCTTTAGTGTCGCAGTTGGTCgctgtacttaaggcggaatggtAAGACATACCACCTGCTGCTGTCCAGGAACTTGTTGACAGTTTGACAGGAGagctgtctgcagtaatcactgcacgtggtggacctacaaagtactgacgtcaataatATCTCGCTGATCTATTTGCTGCCAGTGTCCAATCACCTGTCTACATAGTGTATAAAAACTCAGAAAAACCGTCAGGAGGCGGGTTGTGTGTGGAAATATTACTTAGGATACTAGAAAATGCTATCAGTCAATATTAACTGATCGCTATCACAAGTGTCCACATGACTAACCTGGTCACTTCCAGGTGCTTAATGCTGCGCTGGCGCGCACAAGACAATATATTACTTAATTCATCTACAGAACTATTTTTTTTTCCGCCATTATTTAACATCACAAATGTAAGAAACTATAACTTTGTCTTTACCATAAGGGTCACACACAGCAGACCTGCGTAATAATGGACACGAGGCCGCTGCTAATGTTGGTGTCACCTATTTACTTATGTGGAAGGATGAGACACTGGCAGCttcctatttattaccagttatatatacacacacacacaccgtatagcgcacacatatgcagCATCTCTGAGAAGATATTCATTCCCTGACCCAGCAGAGCTTACAATCCATAGTACCCATCACATAACACACATACATGAGAAAAGCATGGGGTAACTAGCACACAAAGTGTCCCCTCTCATTCTCACACAcacatcaaataataataataaaaataatatttgccATCATATCCCAGGCTCCCCACCTCAAGCTCTGGCTCCAGTCACTCTGGATGTAAATCCTGGCAGACATATTTGTGGAGGCAAAATAATCCCAGAAGTAAATGCCATATCCGGCCAGTGACCTTTCACCTATAGGGAAAGGGCATAGGGAAAGGTCGCCACAGGAAGCGTTGGACTTATTTCCTGTTTTGTCTCCATTCCAGGAGCCATTTTGCGTAGGACCAGATGCATAGGCTTTAACAGTCAAAATGGTCTCCGCCAAAATGTCTGACGCACGTGTTAGGAGGGCAGGGAATTGGAGACACTATTTAGATAGGGTATTTGTAAACAGAGTTCTCTCTAGCAATGAGGAGTGCACATGGGCAGCTGTGTGTGTGCAGGAGAGAGCCTGCCgatacggttggttctatatcggaggggctgaagggaccttgtgacgtattgaggggaggagctacgtcaccagggggaggagctacgggcgaacagggtacccgaaaagttcgctcgccacgcttcgggcacggtgactcgctccgttccgcttcgctcaccacctaattactaaaggtaatagttggtggcgtggatagtagaggaactatcccgctggcctagctcctcccccttgcgtcgtaactcctcccccttacggaaaaggtcccttctcccactccaaaaTAGAATCAACCCTAATAGAAAGGACACAGGGTGGCATATAAGAGGTGAGGCACCTGGTCTCCTGCATTATATATACATACTATGAGCAACATGTGGCTCTGCAGGTTTTGtgtgactacaagtcccagcatatcctACTTGGATGCCTGACTGATGCACTGTAATATACAAGTCAAATATTCAATACAGAAATAGTCACTATGGTCATTCCCATAGAGAAAGACCCAATATTTCTATGGTAATCTGTTACTATTATTTCCATGGTGTTGTGCGGTATACAGCGGTGCTCTCTGTATCCGTGCTGTATATTGTATGTATGCAATACGTACAACTGTAATGGTACTGGGGAAGCCAAACAGATCCGGGGAAGGTGGTGGGTTGTGTTTAGGATTCTATGTATTCCTCCTATATCGTAGTGACTAGATTCCCCTATTATAATGCATTTTTCAGAAATAGTTTCTCTTGAAGTCATGACTGCGGCACAGCAGGTAGGTTACACATAGACACAGTGGGTAGGTTACACATAGACTTACCATGCTATCCCTTTAAATCAGGACACTActgaattgcacaggttctgtgtctggctgacttcaagtctgcacttcacctggttttaagcagctagagaacctgtgtaatccataagcgtcctggattaaagggatggtatggtaaaccAAGTTACAAAGCGTTAGTGAATGTCACCAGAATTGGCGCTTGGGGGGGACGATCTGATTTCCTTTAGTCTATGTGACAGCGCATTGCGTTTCGTGTGACAGTATCTGAGGCTGGGGCACTGTCTCCACTGTTTCTCAAGTCCAGAGAAAACGTCCTGTGGCTACAGTAGCTTACCTGCCACAGGACTGTAAGCCCATCGGCCAGCATCGGTGGGAGGTGGTGAAATAAAAGTCAGCGAGCCATCACAATAATTCAGTTTCCTCAGTCAGTTGCCTGAGCATGAGGTGGAAGTAACTATATTACTTTATAAAAGTGGAAGAGAACAATAGTATGTCTCTCCTGGATTATAATAACATGTTCTCTGTCGTCTATCACAGGTGAGATGTCCGCTCCGGCACCGCAAGCTCACGACCGCAGTCGGAAAGCGGAGGATGAGGAGGACCCGGTGGATGCGATGATCGGCCGGACAGGCTGTACAGCCCATCATTACGCTGTACAGGAGTGTATGGTGGAGCACCAGGACTGGAGGAAGtgtcaggaccaggtgcagagattTAAGGACTGTATGCAGGACTATCAGAAAAAGAGAATGGAAGAGCTGATGAAGAAGAGGAGCCAGCTGCATGGATAGGTTTCCTAGCGTTGGCCAGATGGGACACTGGGTCATCAGTGGCAGCAAGATCCAGTTTTTGGGGACATTTTATTGAATCATTTTGACTATTAAAATAAAGGTCTCCTGCCTCAGGGATGCGATGCTCTGTCTGCTTGGCAAAGATACAGATGTGTTCCGTTATCCTCCATTACTTGGCTACTATTGCGTTGGAATCCATGTCTGGTAATTCAGGTTTCTCTCCTGTTATCCCGAGTTGGAGCAGAGTTTGTGCTTTATGGGACTATTTGCACCAGTGTAGAGGTCTTGACATGATGTAAATATACCACACAGAGGATATGGTTCCATCAGATGTTTATATGTAGTGACAGGCCTATACTAAAAGTGAAGTAGACTGGCGCTACGTGTTTCTCCAATGATAATGAGTAACTGTGGCtgaattttatttaaaataaaatgtaatttattatCTAGACATCACATACTACATGCAAAATATAAAATTTAATTCAATAAAAACATGAAGTTTAGGGCATAAATGGAGCTGAGAGTGAAATTATAAtggctgctaatgagtgtccacaaaggatcccggactggaacAGTCTGCAGAGTTCCCTGGGGAAAATTAATtagatacagctggtgttacccgtggcgacggagacttccagaggcttggaaattaacagcaagcaagctgtgacgTTTATGtagaaactgggtctctccaatcgttaAGAGTAGAACACTTGTGGTGATAGCAGCttgacacttaacgcgtttccctaggctcggtcacctagcttcatcagaagcttctgatgaagctaggtgaccgagcctagggaaacgcgttaagtgtcaaGCTGCTATCACCACAAGTGTTCTACTCTtcaaaggatccagatatggactttctctaacgtcctagtggatgctgggactccgtcaggaccatggggaatagcgggctccgcaggagacagggcacatctaaataaagcttttaggatcacatggtgcgtactggctcctccaagcctcagttaggtttttgtgcccgtccgagaagggtgcaatctaggtggctctcctaaagagctgcttagaaaaagtttttttaggtttaaatcacagtgaatcctgctggcaacaggatcactgcatcgagggacttaggggagagatttccaactcacctgcgtgcaggatggattggagtcttaggctactggacacttagctccagagggagtcggaacacaggtcctcctggggttcgtcccggagccgcgccgccgatcccccttacagacgctgaagacggaggtccggaaagcaggcggcagaagactcctcagtcttcatgaaggtagcgcacagcactgcagctgtgcgccattgttgctacacgtctcactgattctgtcacggagggtgcagggcgctgctgggggcgccctgggcagcaatattaaatacctttagtggcaaaataaatacatcacatatagccattaaggctatatgtatgtatttaacccaggccagttttcttaaaacccgggagaaaagcccgccgaaaaaggggcggagcttattctcctcagcactcagcgccattttcctgctcagctccgctggtgaggaaggctcccaggactctcccctgcactgcactacagaaacagggtaacaaagagaaggggggcataatttggcgatattgatatattaaaagcgcttatatcaaaaacaacaccttctagggttgtttatatacatttatagcgtttttggtgtgtgctggcaaactctccctctgtctccccaaagggctaagagggtcctgtcttcgattagagcattccctgtgtggctgctgtgtgtcggtacgtgtgtgtcgacatgtatgaggacgatgttggtgtggaggcagagcaattgccggtaatggtgatgtcaccccctagggagtcgacaccggaatggatggctttagttatggaattacgtgataatgttagcacattacaaaagtcagttgacgaaatgagacggccggaaaaccagttagtaccggctcaggcgtctcagacaccgtcaggggctgtaaaacgtcccttacctcagtcagtcgacacgggtaccgacacagatgaatctagtgtcgacggtgaagaaacaaacgtattttccaatagggccacacgttatatgatcacggcaatgaaggaggctttgcagatctctgatactgctggtacctcaaaaaggggtattatgtggggggtgaaaaaactacctgtagcttttccagaatcagaggaattgaatgacgtgtgtgacgaagcgtgggttaacccagatagaaaactgctaatttccaagaagttattggcattataccctttcccaccagaggttagggcgcgctgggaaacaccccctagggtggataaggcgctcacacgtttatcaaagcaagtggcgttgccgtctcctgatacggccgccctcaaggatccagcagataggaggctggaaactacactgaagagtatatacacacatactggtgttatactgcgaccggcagtagcctcagcctggatgtgcagtgctggggtagtgtggttggattctctgactgaaaatattgataccctggatagggacagtattttattgactctagagcaattaaaggatgcttttctttatatgcgagatgctcagagggatatttgtactctagcatcaagagtaagcgcgatgtccatatctgccagaagaagtttatggacgcgacagtggtcaggtgatgcggattccaaaaggcatatggaagtattgccatataaaggagaggaattatttggggtcggtctttcggacctggtggccacggcaactgccggcaaatccacttttatacctcagaccccctcccaacagaaaaagacaccgtcttttcagccgcagtcctttcgctcctataaaaacaagcgaccaaaaggacagtcttatctgccgcgaggcagaggaaagggtaagagagggcagcaagcagcccctgcccaggaccagaagcccgccccgggttctacaaagccatcagcatgacgctggggctttacaagcggactcaggagcggtggggggtcgactcaagattttcagcaatcagtgggctcgctcacaagtggacccgtggatcctgcagataatatctcagggttacatgttggagttcgaaaggtctccccctcgccggttcctaaagtctgctttaccaacgtctccctcagaaaggacgtcggttttggaagccattcacaagctgtattctcagcaggtgatagtcaaggtacccctcctacaacagggaaaggggtattattccacactatttgtggtaccgaagccggacggttcggtaagacctattctaaacctgaaatccttgaacctgtacatacagaaattcaagttcaagatggagtcactcagagcagtgatagcgaatctggaagaaggggacttcatggtgtccctggacataaaagatgcttatctgcatgtcccaatttacccctcacaccaagggtatctcaggttcgtgatacaagactgtcattatcagtttcaaacgctgccgtttggtttgtccacggcccctcgggtctttaccaaggtaatgaccgaaatgatggttcttctacgaagaaaaggcgtattaattatcccttacttggacgatctcctgataagggcaaagtccagagaacagctggaagtcggtgtagcactaacccaggtagtgcttcagcaacacgggtggattctgaatcttccaaaatctcaattgaccccgacaactcgtctgctgttcctgggaatgattctggacacggttcagaaaaaggtgtttctcccggaggagaaagcaagggagttatccgaacttgtcaggaacctcctaaaaccaggaactgtgtcagtacatcaatgcacaagagtcctgggaaagatggtggcttcttacgaagcgattccattcggcagattccatgcacggacatttcagtgggatctgctggacaaatggtccggatcgcatctgcacatgcatcagcggataacactgtcaccaagaacaaggttgtctctcctgtggtggttgcagagtgcccatctgttagagggccgcagattcggcatacaggactgggtcctggtgactacggatgccagcctacgaggctggggagcagtcacacagggaagaaacttccagggcgtgtggtcaaacctggagacgtcccttcacataaatatactggagctaagagcgatctacaatgctctaagcctggcaaaatcgctgcttcagggtcagccggtgttgatccagtcggacaacatcacggc encodes:
- the PAAF1 gene encoding proteasomal ATPase-associated factor 1 isoform X1 produces the protein MSARIYIQSDWSQSLRKAEGEAWVSCKIADKPTIYGSLKCDRIGPDGIPQITSTEEFSVRGITKKSLLVSCPAENVTSRFLAPYTSFSRVHEKSVTCLDVSSGGGLGVSTSTDGSMKIWQTNNGETRRVLEGHVYDVNCCMFFPSGMVVLSGGMDAQVKIWSVEDASCPVTFKGHKGGILDLAVVDRGRNVVSCSRDGTARLWDCGRSSCLAVVADCGVPINGLSLGLADNTVNLGAPETTPSDREIGTEGKLLLLAREDKKLEGVSLQSRQSVFEFDGSDAFNCCTFLSSLIILGGSQDGSIYQLDIRNTKVPVQTVCKSGAPVLSLTPFREGFIASQGDGTCFIIQQDSDHLLELTEPDCDPVYKIAVSEKLVYTCCRDGIIRKYQLVDL
- the PAAF1 gene encoding proteasomal ATPase-associated factor 1 isoform X2, which produces MSARIYIQSDWSQSLRKAEGEAWVSCKIADKPTIYGSLKCDRIGPDGIPQITSTEEFSVRGITKKSLLVSCPAENVTSRFLAPYTSFSRVHEKSVTCLDVSSGGGLGVSTSTDGSMKIWQTNNGETRRVLEGHVYDVNCCMFFPSGMVVLSGGMDAQVKIWSVEDASCPVTFKGHKGGILDLAVVDRGRNVVSCSRDGTARLWDCGRSSCLAVVADCGVPINGLSLGLADNTVNLGAPETTPSDREIGTEGKLLLLAREDKKLEGVSLQSRQSSDHPGRESGRQHLPAGYPEHQSPCTDRVQVWSSCVITDAIQRRFHRQPRRRDLLYHPTRL
- the LOC135050479 gene encoding cytochrome c oxidase assembly factor 4 homolog, mitochondrial — protein: MSAPAPQAHDRSRKAEDEEDPVDAMIGRTGCTAHHYAVQECMVEHQDWRKCQDQVQRFKDCMQDYQKKRMEELMKKRSQLHG